One genomic window of Ziziphus jujuba cultivar Dongzao chromosome 4, ASM3175591v1 includes the following:
- the LOC107417387 gene encoding nudix hydrolase 2, giving the protein MAETGVELLSSIDDLRGGVRVDMKEAVDPNIFSTSLKASISHWRQQGKQGVWIKLPIELSSLVDAAVKEGFRYHHAESDYLMLVYWIPDTVETLPVNASHRVGIGAFVTNHKREVLVVQESRGMFRGSGVWKLPTGVTNEGEDICDAAIREVKEETGIQTEFVEVLAFRQSHQAFFSKSDLFFVCLLKPHSFDIQKRDSEVAEAQWMPVEEYAAQPFNQKNEMFNLIAKVCLAKLDTGYVGFSAVPATSTSGKRNYMYCNNLYMGFKTSSTNNQP; this is encoded by the exons ATGGCAGAAACTGGAGTTGAATTACTCAGTTCAATTGATGATCTACGTGGAGGAGTTCGAGTAGATATGAAAGAAGCTGTGGATCCTAATATTTTTTCTACATCGCTAAAGGCTTCAATATCACATTGGAGGCAGCAG GGGAAGCAGGGTGTTTGGATCAAATTGCCTATTGAGCTTTCTAGTCTAGTTGATGCTGCAGTGAAG GAAGGATTTAGGTACCACCATGCGGAATCTGATTACTTAATGCTAGTATATTGGATTCCTGATACTGTTGAAACTCTTCCTGTAAATGCTTCACATCGAGTGGGAATTGGTGCTTTTGTCACAAACCATAAGAGAGag GTGCTTGTTGTTCAGGAAAGCAGGGGCATGTTTAGAGGTTCAGGTGTGTGGAAGTTGCCTACAGGGGTTACTAATGAA GGAGAGGATATATGTGATGCAGCAATTAGAGAAGTGAAGGAAGAGACAGGG ATTCAGACAGAATTCGTGGAAGTTTTAGCATTTAG GCAAAGTCACCAGGCATTCTTTAGCAAATCAGATTTGTTCTTTGTTTGCTTGTTAAAACCTCATTCCTTTGACATCCAGAAGCGGGATTCAGAGGTTGCGGAAGCCCAG TGGATGCCAGTTGAAGAATATGCAGCTCAAccctttaaccaaaaaaatgaaatgttcAATCTCATTGCCAAAGTCTGCTTGGCAAAGTTGGACACAGGCTATGTCGGTTTTTCTGCAGTGCCTGCAACCTCAACTTCTGGCAAAAGAAATTATATGTACTGCAACAACCTCTATATGGGCTTCAAAACTTCTTCTACTAACAATCAGCCATGA